From the genome of Candidatus Saccharimonadales bacterium, one region includes:
- a CDS encoding type II secretion system protein: MNRRAGFTLIELLITITIMVTLITLSVVLLRNNQQNSRDEKRKSDVTAIAQQLESYYSSGSDPASTYPPGEYPPTSFVNSLANIKLALRDIDTKSLWAPDVDTSGATSFTVATNTTTPSPNVSIYTYMPLASDGSLCQNSSQECRKFTIFYTLESDTSTVLQVTSKVQ, from the coding sequence ATGAACCGCAGGGCTGGGTTTACTCTTATTGAGCTACTGATCACTATTACAATTATGGTGACGCTTATCACGCTTTCCGTCGTGTTACTTCGTAACAATCAGCAAAATTCTCGCGACGAAAAACGCAAAAGTGATGTCACCGCCATCGCTCAGCAACTGGAATCCTACTACAGCTCCGGCTCCGACCCCGCAAGCACGTATCCGCCAGGAGAATACCCTCCAACCAGCTTCGTTAACAGCCTTGCTAATATCAAACTCGCGCTTCGTGATATTGACACCAAATCGCTCTGGGCCCCCGATGTCGATACCTCTGGTGCAACAAGCTTCACCGTGGCCACCAATACTACCACCCCTAGTCCGAATGTCAGTATCTATACCTACATGCCTCTGGCTTCAGACGGTTCACTTTGCCAAAATAGTTCCCAGGAATGTCGAAAGTTCACCATCTTTTACACGCTTGAAAGTGACACGAGTACCGTTTTACAAGTAACGAGCAAGGTCCAATGA
- the murB gene encoding UDP-N-acetylmuramate dehydrogenase gives MDIHTNIPMKNYTTMHLGGNARFMTDAHTPEEAMEACRNAYRQNLPIFILGGGSNLIVSDNGFPGIVIRNRIPGFEVVSDDPSHTIIKIGAGENWDSVVERAVGMNLSGIEALSAIPGTAGAAPVQNIGAYGQEIADTLVSVDAYDIENDTLVTLQNNDLGFSYRHSIFRGEASGRYMILAVTLKLYKAAPQPPFYKAVQDYLEANSITIFTPQVIRDAVIAIRTDKLPDPKVLPNAGSFFKNAIVEDWQLNDLKTTYPDIPTYDMPDGRFKVPTGWLIEQTGLKGQTLHGMKVHDKNALVLINKSAKSYADLAAARDEIQTAVRDKFRIEIEQEPLEI, from the coding sequence ATGGATATACACACCAATATACCTATGAAAAATTACACCACCATGCATCTTGGTGGTAATGCGCGTTTCATGACAGATGCTCACACGCCCGAAGAAGCAATGGAGGCATGCCGCAATGCCTACAGGCAAAATCTTCCTATTTTTATCTTGGGCGGAGGGAGTAATCTTATTGTCTCCGACAACGGCTTTCCTGGCATAGTTATCCGCAATCGTATTCCTGGATTTGAAGTAGTAAGTGATGACCCAAGCCACACGATCATTAAAATTGGAGCCGGCGAGAACTGGGATAGCGTTGTAGAGCGCGCGGTTGGCATGAACTTAAGTGGTATCGAAGCACTTTCGGCAATTCCCGGAACTGCCGGAGCCGCTCCTGTGCAAAATATTGGAGCGTACGGACAAGAAATTGCCGACACGCTCGTTTCGGTCGATGCGTACGATATTGAGAATGATACGCTTGTTACACTCCAAAATAACGATCTTGGTTTTTCGTACCGACACAGTATTTTTCGCGGCGAAGCAAGCGGTCGCTATATGATTCTTGCTGTTACACTAAAGCTTTACAAAGCCGCGCCTCAACCGCCCTTTTACAAGGCTGTTCAAGATTATCTTGAAGCCAACTCGATTACCATATTTACCCCTCAGGTTATTCGTGATGCTGTCATCGCTATCCGCACCGATAAACTTCCCGACCCTAAAGTACTTCCAAACGCTGGCTCTTTCTTTAAGAATGCCATCGTTGAAGATTGGCAACTAAACGATCTCAAAACCACCTATCCTGATATACCTACCTACGATATGCCCGACGGGCGTTTTAAAGTGCCGACCGGTTGGCTTATTGAACAGACCGGCCTCAAAGGTCAAACGCTCCATGGCATGAAAGTTCATGATAAAAATGCGCTGGTTCTCATTAACAAATCCGCCAAAAGCTACGCTGATCTCGCAGCTGCTCGCGATGAAATTCAAACCGCCGTGCGCGATAAATTCCGCATCGAGATAGAGCAAGAGCCGCTCGAAATATAG
- a CDS encoding prepilin-type N-terminal cleavage/methylation domain-containing protein, which yields MTLNKIKTLKEERGFTIVELLIVIVIIAILAAIVIVAYNGIQNRARLSSAQAAAQTIVKKSAAYASDTTAGLYPTTFGALTSAASSTTYNVPTGTVTLLTSVPSSAPASPNSILFYTCGSGAGVKIGYWDYVANAAVSTGTTFTSGDVGGTCTLATT from the coding sequence ATGACTCTTAACAAGATAAAAACTTTAAAGGAAGAACGCGGCTTTACCATCGTTGAGCTTTTGATCGTGATTGTGATTATCGCAATCCTGGCTGCGATTGTTATTGTTGCCTATAATGGTATTCAGAATCGAGCACGCCTATCTTCTGCACAAGCGGCAGCTCAGACCATAGTCAAAAAATCAGCCGCGTATGCCTCAGATACAACCGCAGGGTTATATCCAACTACATTTGGAGCTCTAACGAGTGCTGCAAGTAGTACGACCTACAATGTACCAACCGGTACTGTCACTCTACTAACTTCAGTTCCAAGTTCAGCACCCGCATCGCCTAACTCGATCCTCTTCTATACTTGTGGATCAGGTGCCGGTGTTAAGATCGGTTACTGGGATTACGTGGCTAATGCCGCGGTCAGCACAGGTACTACCTTTACATCTGGTGATGTCGGCGGTACTTGCACATTAGCAACCACTTAA
- a CDS encoding GEVED domain-containing protein: protein MIREKTIRKEIAAKIKKYMELPFIFGMLSVIILAGMMISVLLPGKQAQAAPYLGCSANGFIFKYQGNPDTDVRAIDMVTGTDSSAGTITARNFNAVGYNPNDNYFYGWDLTGSGTFMRFKSDFSAAPESLTISSYSGPTTNIFAGDVDENGHYWFFTVGGTTTWYEVDLTTPVPTFIGSGNTANPTGNEGTDWAYIPGTDSLYRGMDNGTNITIVAFNRTTKTYSTIGVVSNITAAADRNMGAVYADPDGNFYMSSHQSGRVWRVDLSGTPPFTAQQLGASDANSNDGARCALASVPVDLGDAPDTYQTLIGSDGPRHSIANFNINTSTAPLMLGTHIDIEADGFPGVQAKGDDNDHQGSAYVDDERGVTSIVATPGTPTALRVPVKVTNTSASAATLAGWIDLDNDQIFEAGERVTTSIPANSGTVSYELNFPSTTFTTNTYARFRVFSGTVANPLPTEPVTGGEVEDVLVQVGSYDASKTANPAEGSMVSPGQNVTYTITIQNTGATALTNLKIDDDLSNILDDATVEGMPTVTPGSAGTATINGNILEFVGDIPVGQSVVVAYTVKIKALGTLGNSQLLNTVTAAHSTSCHPDVVNGALVVSDSDCQTNHTVNTTPLPSTGSNIILPIIVAAGLAVLSGIGFLLARRQQHHDRK from the coding sequence ATGATTCGAGAAAAAACGATCCGCAAAGAGATCGCTGCTAAAATAAAAAAATACATGGAGTTACCCTTTATTTTCGGTATGCTCTCGGTTATTATCCTTGCCGGAATGATGATCTCAGTGCTTTTACCGGGTAAGCAAGCACAAGCCGCACCATACCTTGGCTGTAGCGCAAATGGATTTATATTTAAATACCAAGGAAATCCAGACACTGACGTTCGAGCCATCGATATGGTAACCGGAACCGATTCATCCGCCGGAACGATAACTGCCCGCAACTTTAACGCAGTCGGCTACAATCCTAATGATAACTACTTTTACGGCTGGGATCTAACAGGTAGCGGAACTTTCATGCGCTTTAAGAGCGACTTTTCTGCAGCCCCTGAATCACTTACCATTAGCAGCTACTCAGGGCCAACAACCAATATCTTCGCCGGTGATGTAGATGAGAACGGCCACTATTGGTTCTTTACGGTGGGTGGCACAACAACCTGGTATGAAGTCGATCTTACTACCCCAGTCCCTACTTTCATTGGAAGTGGCAACACCGCAAATCCAACTGGTAATGAAGGTACTGACTGGGCATATATTCCCGGCACCGATAGTCTATATAGAGGTATGGACAACGGTACAAATATCACTATCGTTGCCTTTAATCGTACAACTAAAACATACTCAACCATAGGTGTTGTATCAAATATTACCGCGGCCGCCGATCGCAACATGGGGGCAGTCTATGCCGATCCAGATGGTAACTTCTATATGTCGTCACATCAGTCTGGCAGAGTATGGCGAGTTGATTTAAGTGGCACGCCACCATTTACAGCACAGCAGCTAGGAGCAAGCGATGCAAATAGTAATGATGGTGCCCGTTGCGCCTTAGCATCAGTACCAGTTGACCTCGGTGATGCTCCAGACACCTACCAGACATTAATTGGCAGCGATGGCCCTCGACACAGTATTGCCAACTTCAATATTAATACAAGTACCGCCCCACTAATGCTTGGTACGCACATTGATATCGAAGCCGATGGCTTTCCAGGTGTGCAGGCAAAAGGTGACGATAACGATCACCAAGGGTCTGCATATGTCGATGATGAGCGCGGCGTAACAAGTATCGTTGCAACACCTGGTACTCCCACTGCTTTAAGGGTGCCGGTTAAAGTCACGAATACCAGTGCGTCAGCCGCAACGCTTGCTGGCTGGATCGATCTGGATAACGATCAGATTTTCGAAGCAGGAGAGCGAGTCACGACTAGTATTCCGGCAAATTCGGGAACGGTGAGCTATGAGCTGAACTTCCCAAGCACCACTTTTACCACTAATACTTATGCGCGATTTCGTGTGTTCAGTGGTACTGTAGCTAATCCCCTTCCCACCGAGCCAGTAACTGGTGGTGAAGTGGAAGACGTTCTCGTGCAAGTAGGAAGTTACGATGCGAGCAAAACCGCCAACCCAGCAGAAGGAAGCATGGTAAGCCCCGGCCAAAATGTTACCTATACGATAACTATCCAAAATACTGGCGCTACCGCACTCACAAACCTCAAGATTGATGACGATCTATCGAACATACTCGACGATGCGACCGTAGAAGGTATGCCAACCGTTACCCCCGGCTCGGCGGGCACGGCAACCATTAACGGAAATATCCTTGAGTTTGTTGGTGACATACCTGTTGGACAATCTGTAGTGGTAGCCTATACAGTAAAAATTAAAGCACTTGGCACGCTAGGCAATAGTCAGCTTTTAAATACTGTTACTGCAGCTCATTCCACTAGCTGTCATCCCGATGTCGTAAACGGAGCGCTTGTGGTTAGTGATTCCGACTGCCAGACGAATCACACCGTGAACACAACTCCCCTACCGAGTACAGGAAGCAATATTATACTCCCTATAATCGTAGCCGCGGGATTAGCCGTTTTGTCGGGTATTGGATTTCTTTTGGCTCGAAGGCAACAGCACCACGATAGGAAGTAG
- a CDS encoding prepilin-type N-terminal cleavage/methylation domain-containing protein: protein MKNQDGFSAVELLITLFIAAIFIATGYQLYSVVLKNGTDANQRSIASGIAYENLRRYVPQVTNPCSNVTPSPTPSIPSGSGLSNPSITVTIDCPYGLGALVGRVYVSVKYGNPQQEVVHAIFVNN, encoded by the coding sequence ATGAAAAACCAAGATGGATTCTCAGCCGTAGAATTGCTTATTACGCTTTTTATAGCAGCGATTTTCATTGCTACAGGATACCAACTTTACTCTGTCGTATTAAAAAACGGTACGGATGCTAATCAGCGCTCAATCGCCAGCGGTATCGCATACGAAAACCTTCGCCGTTATGTTCCTCAGGTTACCAACCCTTGCTCTAATGTTACACCTAGTCCCACCCCAAGTATTCCATCTGGTAGTGGTCTGTCTAATCCATCGATTACCGTTACTATCGATTGCCCTTATGGACTTGGCGCTTTGGTAGGGAGAGTGTATGTTTCTGTAAAATATGGCAACCCACAGCAGGAGGTCGTTCATGCGATTTTTGTCAACAATTAA
- a CDS encoding class E sortase — MKKLFAPRKLWLIPCCLALVSGIYILLVALAPAYIPTVQPQAIEQKLEKAPEIKENRLYIPAIGVDVAVVEGDTEAVLEKGAWHRQPENGNPEKGGNFVLSAHRFQMGITPQHTNEKSPFYHIDKLKEGGDIYVDYNGKRFDYKITRKYQVDRYAIAIEGPSTDAKMTLYSCDLRGEQAGREVIEARPVNASR; from the coding sequence TTGAAGAAACTGTTCGCCCCGCGCAAACTTTGGCTCATCCCATGCTGCCTGGCCCTTGTGAGTGGTATTTATATACTTCTTGTTGCTTTAGCACCGGCCTACATCCCTACTGTCCAGCCCCAAGCAATTGAACAGAAGCTGGAGAAAGCGCCCGAGATAAAAGAAAATCGGCTCTACATTCCTGCCATCGGCGTTGATGTTGCTGTTGTAGAAGGTGATACTGAAGCAGTGCTCGAAAAAGGCGCGTGGCATCGTCAGCCAGAGAATGGTAACCCCGAAAAAGGCGGCAACTTTGTGCTTAGTGCTCACCGTTTTCAAATGGGTATCACCCCTCAACACACAAATGAAAAATCGCCCTTCTACCACATCGATAAGCTAAAAGAAGGCGGCGATATTTACGTAGATTATAATGGCAAGCGTTTTGACTACAAGATTACCCGCAAATACCAAGTAGATCGTTACGCCATTGCCATTGAGGGCCCCTCCACAGATGCTAAGATGACATTATACTCTTGTGATTTAAGAGGAGAGCAAGCTGGGCGCGAAGTTATTGAAGCCAGGCCAGTAAACGCTAGCCGGTAG
- a CDS encoding fibronectin type III domain-containing protein produces the protein MRFLSTIKKRAEEGFTLVEILIIAPVVIIVISGFIALIITMVGDVLAIRDRNNMAFEIRNTLDRIEQDTRLSTQFLTTSNTLLSPQGSDNNFTGTAAFSNTNSLILGTLTTDKNPTDTTRQLVFYAKQPNDCGPQQSYNRPFISKTMYFIKNGSLWRRSYLFNWNQNATPNDETLCSAPWQQNSCSPGYTASRCQTNDVEMMQNVSSFSVKYYATPQSTTDIGAINALSATSIEVTINGQKTIAGRSVTNAGTVRAAKINNIDADLAAPTTPTVSSTVSGPNTITFSWPAVPAATSYNVSYNINGGSWVNATNDSTTTSFSVNAYRNDTVTIQVSARNSTGTSAADQEAATLPLWTDCDLKNGWVNYSPTPGYSGAAYTKTNNDIVVLKGMIKSGTVTDGTTVCTLPPGLRPAYPQIFQNSSPDSASRIDVWPDGNVTISNANAGWVSLENIRFVASTASYTWTNLTLSNGWTNFGSPYPPALQYTTDTVGRVIVRGMIVQGTFADQTLIAALPASKQPSQYLIFPARGGSGFNALGINYAAGRGIESKGGINPNGWYSPQAIYYPSSFAGWSSLTFQNSWSNFGSGFTTAQYTKASDGLVTIKGIIKGGTSSGTLPVAQLPAGYRPKEKVLVHTISAAGYSRLDIDTDGKIYPVIANTTYTGLDGISFMGDQ, from the coding sequence ATGCGATTTTTGTCAACAATTAAAAAACGAGCAGAAGAGGGTTTCACGCTTGTCGAAATTCTTATCATCGCCCCCGTCGTCATTATCGTTATCAGTGGATTTATCGCTCTTATTATCACCATGGTCGGTGATGTGCTTGCCATTCGTGACCGTAACAACATGGCGTTTGAAATACGCAATACGCTCGACCGCATCGAACAAGACACACGCCTTAGTACCCAATTTCTTACCACTTCCAATACTCTTTTGTCACCCCAAGGAAGCGACAATAACTTTACCGGAACAGCCGCCTTTAGCAACACTAATTCCCTGATTCTCGGTACACTTACAACAGATAAAAATCCCACAGACACAACCCGTCAGCTGGTATTTTACGCGAAGCAACCTAATGACTGTGGCCCACAGCAAAGCTATAATAGGCCTTTCATTAGCAAAACGATGTATTTTATAAAAAATGGCTCTCTCTGGCGCCGAAGCTACCTCTTTAATTGGAATCAGAATGCCACACCAAATGACGAAACCCTTTGCTCGGCCCCATGGCAACAAAACTCATGTAGCCCTGGATATACCGCTTCACGCTGCCAGACAAACGACGTCGAAATGATGCAAAACGTCAGCAGCTTCAGTGTCAAATATTATGCCACGCCACAAAGTACGACGGATATCGGCGCCATCAATGCCCTTTCCGCAACCTCAATTGAAGTCACGATCAATGGCCAAAAAACTATTGCCGGAAGATCTGTCACAAATGCTGGAACCGTTCGCGCGGCAAAGATAAACAATATCGATGCCGACCTGGCCGCGCCCACTACACCAACTGTCTCCTCGACTGTCTCCGGACCTAATACGATCACCTTCTCATGGCCAGCAGTACCCGCGGCAACTTCTTACAATGTCTCATACAACATCAATGGCGGTAGCTGGGTAAACGCCACTAACGACAGCACCACGACCAGCTTCAGCGTGAATGCTTACCGTAATGACACTGTGACTATTCAAGTGAGCGCACGCAACTCAACCGGCACTTCAGCAGCCGACCAAGAGGCGGCCACTCTCCCACTGTGGACGGACTGCGATCTGAAAAACGGATGGGTTAACTACAGCCCCACTCCTGGGTATTCAGGAGCTGCCTATACCAAGACAAATAATGACATTGTAGTGCTCAAAGGAATGATCAAGAGCGGTACTGTAACTGACGGCACCACTGTATGTACCCTGCCCCCAGGGCTACGACCCGCCTACCCACAAATATTCCAAAATTCCAGCCCAGATTCTGCCTCTCGTATCGACGTATGGCCTGATGGCAACGTTACTATTAGCAACGCCAACGCCGGCTGGGTAAGTCTTGAAAATATACGTTTTGTCGCAAGTACAGCCTCATACACATGGACTAACCTTACCCTGAGCAATGGATGGACAAACTTTGGCAGCCCTTACCCACCAGCCCTTCAGTACACCACGGACACGGTAGGACGGGTCATCGTACGCGGTATGATCGTTCAGGGTACTTTTGCGGACCAGACTCTTATCGCGGCCCTGCCTGCGTCAAAACAGCCCTCTCAGTATCTTATCTTTCCGGCGCGCGGAGGGAGCGGATTTAATGCCCTGGGCATAAACTATGCGGCCGGAAGAGGTATAGAATCCAAAGGTGGCATAAACCCTAACGGTTGGTATTCTCCACAAGCTATATATTACCCAAGCAGCTTTGCGGGATGGAGCAGTCTTACCTTCCAAAACAGCTGGTCAAACTTTGGCAGTGGATTCACAACAGCACAATACACAAAAGCGTCTGACGGTCTCGTGACTATCAAAGGTATTATTAAGGGTGGAACCTCTTCCGGAACGCTGCCAGTTGCACAACTCCCAGCCGGCTACCGACCAAAAGAAAAAGTCCTCGTGCACACTATTAGCGCAGCCGGTTATTCACGACTCGACATCGACACAGACGGAAAGATATATCCAGTTATTGCCAACACCACGTACACCGGTCTTGACGGCATATCCTTTATGGGGGATCAGTAG